The following nucleotide sequence is from Tenuifilum sp. 4138str.
AACAACCGGACTGTACCCGTAATACTCACCGACGAAAATGGGAAAGTGATTGGTTTCCGCAATATTGAATTACCTGACATCCAGGATACTGTTTATGTTTCGAATCTTCTGAACAAAATGAGGGCTGAACACGATCCAATAACAATTGAACTGCCCGATGGATCAAAAAACTATGTGTACTACTTTGATAGTATTACCTTAAAAAAACTTAATTACTATCCTTATATTCAACTTATTATAATTGCATTCTTTATAGGAATAGCGTTTTACTCCTATGGTCAGGCCCGCAAATCGGAACAGAATTTAATTTGGCTCGGGATGGCAAAGGAAACAGCACACCAACTTGGAACTCCTACTTCATCCCTAATGGCTTGCTCATCGCTACTTTCCGAGAAATACCCCAACGACGAAGTGGTGACTGAACTTGAAAAAGATGTAAAAAGAATTGAAACCATAACTGACCGATTCTCAAAGATTGGCTCCTCACCAAGTCTCGATAGCATTGATGTAACTAATTTAATTATCGAATCCCTTAACTACCAGAGCAAAAGATGCCCAAGGACAATTGCTTTCAACTTCAGCCCCGGCAATCCTATATATGCTAAAGCAAACCATATACTTCTAGGTTGGGTTTTGGAAAATATTCTTAAAAATGCTGTGGATGCTATGCAAGGGAAAGGAGTTATTAGCGTAGAAACAACTGTTGAAAAAAATAATGTTATTATTGACATTCAGGACCAAGGTAAGGGGATTGAAAAGAGGAAGCAAAAAGAAATATTCCGGGCTGGCTACACCACAAAGGAACGTGGTTGGGGACTTGGACTAAGTTTAGCAAAACGTATCGTTGAACAGTACCACTCAGGAAAAATTTTTGTTTTTCGTTCGGAACTTGGGGTTGGTTCAACCTTTAGGATTATACTCAAAAAAGCCTAGGGTACAGGATCATACCCATGACCACCCCAGGGGTGGCATCGTGAAATTCTCCTAACCGATAGCCATAACCCTTTAAAAAAACCATGTTTTTTTAGCGCTTCAACACTGTAAGCGGAACAGGTAGGGGTAAACCTGCAGCTGTTAGGTAGGTATGGCGATAAAAATATTTGGTAAATCTTTATTAATAGAATAGGAATGTAGGCCAAAAGCCTAACCGCATATTTCCATAATATTTTAAGGGTTTTAACCAAATTCATTTTACTTAAGATCAGTAATCAGTTTAACAACTGCCGTTTCCATTTGTTTAAAAGGAACTACCTCGGCCGAAACATAAATAAAAGCCAGGTAAATCCTTTTTCCGCTTTCCCTGAAATGGTCAAGTAAGTTTTGATTAATGCGAAAAGCCTCTCTAAGCCTTCGTTTTGCAAGATTTCTTTTATAGGCTTTTTTTAAATACCTCTTAGGAATTATAAATATTACTTTGTAGTGGGGGTTTTCCTCAATGCCATCTGGTATCCTTTCATCTACTTGGTATATTAACTTGATTGGATAATGGAAACGTGATAACTCCGATTTTAACAGCGAGTTAACCTCGTTTTCCAAATGGATTATATTCTTTTTCCTAAGTTTTTGAGGCATACAAAAAAGGGGGTTAGCATTCCCCCCTCTATTATTTTACTTTTTCTTTGATTGCTCTTTCAAAAAGTGATCTAAGGCTTGGGTCATGCTTTTAAACGCATCGGTTGGGGCTTTAACATCGAGCCTTAAACCCGCATCTTTCACAGCTTTTGCAGTTGTATCGCCAAAGGCGCCAATTGCTATATCGTTCTGCTGAAAATCGGGGAAATTATCGAAAAGCGATTTAATTCCATTAGGGCTATAGAATACAATCATATCGTAAGGGAATGGCTTAAGGTCCGACAGATCGCTGCTTACAGTTTTATAGAATATCCCTTTGGTATAATTTACCTTGGCCTTTGTTAATGCCTTGGGTATTTCCGGTTTATGTGGATCGGAAAGTGGTAATAAAAATTTTTCGTCCTTATGCTTAAGGATTATATCCAGTAGATCTTTGAAAGTATTATCGCCAAAAAAGATTTTCCGCTTCCTGTAAACTATGTATTTCTGCAGGTAATGAGCAATTGATTCGGTTATACAGAAATACTTCATGGTTTCAGGAACTGTTATGCGAAGCTCTTCACATATCCTGAAAAAATGATCAATGCCAGTTTTACTGGTAA
It contains:
- a CDS encoding sensor histidine kinase translates to MKILSPRNKFLLTLIIAAVTVSFITIYFTNRFVSELKQEERQKIDLWANAVKYISNEMGSCEDFSLIFEIVQNNRTVPVILTDENGKVIGFRNIELPDIQDTVYVSNLLNKMRAEHDPITIELPDGSKNYVYYFDSITLKKLNYYPYIQLIIIAFFIGIAFYSYGQARKSEQNLIWLGMAKETAHQLGTPTSSLMACSSLLSEKYPNDEVVTELEKDVKRIETITDRFSKIGSSPSLDSIDVTNLIIESLNYQSKRCPRTIAFNFSPGNPIYAKANHILLGWVLENILKNAVDAMQGKGVISVETTVEKNNVIIDIQDQGKGIEKRKQKEIFRAGYTTKERGWGLGLSLAKRIVEQYHSGKIFVFRSELGVGSTFRIILKKA
- the yidD gene encoding membrane protein insertion efficiency factor YidD codes for the protein MNLVKTLKILWKYAVRLLAYIPILLIKIYQIFLSPYLPNSCRFTPTCSAYSVEALKKHGFFKGLWLSVRRISRCHPWGGHGYDPVP
- a CDS encoding ribonuclease P protein component, with the translated sequence MPQKLRKKNIIHLENEVNSLLKSELSRFHYPIKLIYQVDERIPDGIEENPHYKVIFIIPKRYLKKAYKRNLAKRRLREAFRINQNLLDHFRESGKRIYLAFIYVSAEVVPFKQMETAVVKLITDLK
- a CDS encoding uroporphyrinogen-III synthase codes for the protein MKIKKIVISQPEPQNEKSPYNELSEKYGVHLDFRPFIQVEGVTSREFRQQKINILDHSAVIFTSKTGIDHFFRICEELRITVPETMKYFCITESIAHYLQKYIVYRKRKIFFGDNTFKDLLDIILKHKDEKFLLPLSDPHKPEIPKALTKAKVNYTKGIFYKTVSSDLSDLKPFPYDMIVFYSPNGIKSLFDNFPDFQQNDIAIGAFGDTTAKAVKDAGLRLDVKAPTDAFKSMTQALDHFLKEQSKKK